From Anopheles funestus chromosome 3RL, idAnoFuneDA-416_04, whole genome shotgun sequence, a single genomic window includes:
- the LOC125772300 gene encoding putative fatty acyl-CoA reductase CG5065, which translates to MDVDMNGGRDRIAPMFKDRHVLITGGTGFLGKALIEKLLRCCPEIGQIYLLVRAKKGKSPRQRLEDIFANPLFETVKGMRGLDTLISQCTVIGGDVTEPELAISPEDRKLITENISIIYHCAATIRFDETLKKAVMLNTRGTKFMIDLAKQCKKLDMFGYVSTSYCHLNEKLLLEKPYAPPADPHKVIKAVEWLEEGVVDGMTKKILGDCPNTYAYTKALAEALVVESMDEIPAVIFRPSIVIPTWREPIPGWTDNINGPVGLLIGAGKGVIRSMYCNSDGYGDYLPVDFAVSAMCVCTWNYVGNKDHKRNIYHLVSSAEIKVSWEGIIERGKWIVSNKIPLNGVLWYPGGSMKRTRWEHNLSAFFFHWIPAFVIDCLLYCFGYKPILWRIHQRIAKGFEVFEYYANNQWDFDNATVLYLRTIINEEEKVKFKIDAGGVEIQEYFENCIRAARWYILKEMDDTIPAARRHMRVMWWVDKICKTLIYGGLIYYIGKALYSLLFASVF; encoded by the exons ATGGACGTCGATATGAATGGCGGACGCGACCGTATCGCGCCAATGTTCAAAGATCGCCACGTGCTGATCACGGGCGGGACAGGCTTCCTCGGTAAAGCGCTGATTGAAAAATTACTCCG ATGCTGTCCGGAGATTGGCCAGATCTATCTTCTAGTCAGAGCAAAGAAGGGCAAATCACCGCGCCAACGCTTGGAGGACATCTTTGCCAATCCG CTGTTCGAGACCGTCAAGGGAATGCGCGGTCTAGATACGTTGATAAGTCAATGTACCGTGATCGGTGGCGACGTCACGGAACCGGAACTGGCCATTTCGCCCGAGGATCGTAAGCTGATTACggaaaatatttctattatCTATCACTGTGCGGCCACGATTCGCTTCGATGAAACGCTCAAGAAGGCGGTCATGCTCAATACACGCGGCACTAAATTTATGATCGACCTGGCGAAACAGTGCAAAAAGTTAGAT ATGTTTGGCTACGTTTCCACCTCGTACTGTCATCTTAATGAGAAGCTACTGCTGGAAAAGCCATATGCACCACCGGCCGATCCACACAAAGTGATCAAGGCGGTCGAATGGCTTGAGGAAGGTGTGGTAGATGGTATGACCAAAAA AATTCTGGGTGACTGTCCCAACACATACGCCTATACCAAAGCGCTAGCGGAAGCTCTCGTAGTGGAGTCGATGGATGAGATCCCGGCGGTAATTTTCCGCCCCTCGATCGTTATTCCCACCTGGCGCGAACCCATTCCCGGCTGGACGGACAACATTAACGGGCCGGTAGGTTTGCTGATTGGTGCCGGCAAGGGCGTTATCCGGTCGATGTACTGCAACTCGGACGGGTACGGTGACTATCTGCCGGTTGATTTCGCTGTCAGTGCTATGTGTGTTTGCACCTGGAACTACGTCGGTAACAA GGATCACAAGCGCAACATCTATCATCTGGTCAGTTCGGCAGAGATTAAGGTGTCCTGGGAAGGTATCATCGAGCGTGGAAAGTGGATCGTCTCAAACAAGATTCCGCTCAATGGTGTCCTCTGGTATCCGGGCGGTTCAATGAAGCGTACCCGATGGGAACATAATCTGTCGGCCTTCTTCTTCCACTGGATACCGGCATTCGTGATCGATTGTCTACTTTACTGCTTCGGATATAAGCCAAT ACTGTGGAGGATACATCAGCGTATCGCCAAGGGTTTTGAAGTGTTCGAATATTACGCCAACAATCAATGGGACTTTGACAATGCCACTGTACTATATCTGCGGACGATTATCAACGAAGAGGAAAAGGTCAAATTCAAAATAGACGCTGGAG GTGTTGAGATTCAGGAATACTTCGAGAACTGTATACGAGCCGCTCGATGGTATATTCTGAAGGAAATGGACGATACTATCCCCGCTGCTAGACGTCACATGCGTGT CATGTGGTGGGTCGACAAGATATGTAAGACATTAATCTACGGTGGACTCATTTACTACATCGGCAAGGCGCTCTACTCGCTGCTATTTGCGTCCGTCTTCTAG
- the LOC125772287 gene encoding elongation of very long chain fatty acids protein 1-like — protein sequence MDFLQQMNLTDFTIYDLFNVKGVEEHIDAYPLMASPVPSSIVIAIYLYFIYKYGPSYMEYRKPYNLRWIIAGYNIFQVAACGYLVFNYIKVGFEFKFIGRCTPKLPVTEYEHGLDAVYYGWLAMCLRMIEFIETVFFVLRKKQNQVSTLHVYHHISTFLIVWWSLKLSLSYQEMSIMVLNSIVHMIMYSYYFLSSFKPCQPFTNRVKPIITIIQLAQLVTMLVHVYAALQPSCAANKTIYTLHAINLVILISLFTNFYIQTYVRKARKLKQK from the exons ATGGATTTTCTTCAACAGATGAATCTCACCGATTTTACGATCTACGATCTGTTCAACGTCAAAGGTGTCG AGGAACACATCGATGCCTATCCTTTGATGGCCTCGCCCGTACCGAGCTCCATCGTGATTGCCATATACCTTTACTTCATCTACAAATATGGACCAAG CTACATGGAGTACAGAAAACCGTACAACTTGCGATGGATCATTGCGGGCTACAATATCTTCCAGGTGGCTGCGTGCGGATATCTTGTGTTTAAT TACATCAAGGTAGGATTCGAATTTAAGTTCATCGGACGCTGCACACCGAAGCTTCCTGTTACGGAGTACGAACACGGGCTCGATGCGGTCTACTACGGGTGGCTTGCGATGTGTCTCCGAATGATCGAATTCATCGAGACGGTGTTTTTCGTGCTGCGGAAGAAACAGAATCAGGTCTCGACGCTTCATGTTTACCATCACATCAGCACCTTCCTTATCGTCTGGTGGAGCTTGAAGCTaagtttgt CCTACCAGGAGATGTCCATCATGGTACTCAACTCGATCGTGCATATGATCATGTACTCGTATTACTTCCTGTCATCGTTCAAACCCTGCCAACCGTTTACTAACCGCGTTAAACCGATCATTACCATCATCCAGCTGGCACAGCTAGTTACAATGCTGGTACACGTGTATGCCGCCTTACAGCCGTCTTGTGCTGCCAACAAAACCATCTACACACTGCACGCTATTAATCTTGTCATCCTGATCAGCCTGTTCACCAACTTTTACATTCAGACGTACGTGCGCAAGGCACGAAAGTTGAAGCAGAAATAG
- the LOC125772216 gene encoding LOW QUALITY PROTEIN: uncharacterized protein LOC125772216 (The sequence of the model RefSeq protein was modified relative to this genomic sequence to represent the inferred CDS: deleted 1 base in 1 codon; substituted 1 base at 1 genomic stop codon) — translation MNNDNTKPTDSTFCKIMKPIYYMSKVAGLWPQSFLRTSPGVTVLDIAYLLVLYVMFCFCILVNVNAKLWDYYMKPFESDILRYGLQTHLLNGLNLGVLISTINVVQYKRKWDYMELLDNVTKVVEQEFHVRYPIRVVQTFITLIISAEMLYLMLVLSGYYYLIDQTLNITTTYLYVSYYMMNISLLALLNEYTYFTVHIRRLFMIVNRLLKQLLLTDANSSDTVLLDQNRKSKTPTIAYDEIFTIYGRGPRKDFETNAGNIKTNGPSKVTQXVLLRPVLTNCPLALYIPRKKKKEDGFFVSQCPFNSRTFSLCRYVTQFKIDQHSSMDTIVKTINRLSVLHYHLCDAIRLVNRISSLPLMLHFGAMFVFLVFGLFTFYKAFNSGSWAFRIMAMANGAWIAFYIAGILVVITATTAAQNSGRLTGDIVHQIIRKHQNHFSVDVIEKLSTLSLQVKMRDMSFSCGLFHFDWNLVGSILSALAMYLVFLIQFDVTPPVGLSSPNLTIPSIELINFTV, via the exons ATGAATAACGATAATACGAAACCCACCGACAGCACCTTctgtaaaataatgaaaccgATCTACTACATGTCTAAGGTGGCCGGTCTGTGGCCCCAGTCATTTCTACGTACATCTCCCGGTGTAACGGTGCTAGATATTGCCTACCTGTTGGTACTGTACgtcatgttttgcttttgcatacTGGTTAATGTTAACGCCAAGCTGTGGGACTACTACATGAAACCATTCGAGTCGGACATTTTGCGCTACGGTCTGCAAACGCATCTGCTGAACGGATTGAATCTTG GAGTGCTCATTAGTACGATCAATGTGGTACAGTACAAACGGAAATGGGATTACATGGAGCTGCTGGACAACGTTACGAAGGTGGTCGAACAGGAGTTTCACGTGAGATATCCAATCCGTGTGGTGCAAAC GTTCATTACGTTAATAATTTCTGCTGAGATGCTTTACCTTATGCTGGTATTGTCCGGTTACTATTATCTCATCGATCAGACGTTAAACATTACTACAACCTACCTGTACGTGTCTTACTACATGATGAACATCTCGTTGCTGGCGCTGTTAAACGAATACACTTATTTTACGGTGCATATACGCCGACTGTTTATGATAGTGAATCGATTACTTAAGCAATTGCTTTTGACCGATGCTAACAGCAGCGATACGGTTCTGCTTGATCAGAATCGAAAGAGTAAAACGCCAACGATTGCGTATGATGAAATTTTCACTATTTACGGTAGAGGACCTAGGAAGGATTTTGAAACTAATGCTGGAAACATTAAAACGAATGGTCCATCAAAGGTGACA CAGTAGGTCCTGCTTCGGCCGGTTTTAACAAACTGTCCACTAGCACTGTATATACCacgtaagaaaaagaaagaggatggtttttttgtttctcaatGTCCCTTTAATTCACGCACTTTTTCTTTATGCAGGTACGTTACACAGTTCAAGATCGATCAACATTCTAGCATGGATACGATAGTGAAAACCATCAATCGTTTATCTGTACTGCACTATCATCTGTGCGACGCAATCAGGCTGGTCAATCGCATATCCTCGTTACCGCTAATGCTTCATTTCGGTGCCATGTTTGTGTTTCTCGTGTTTGGTCTCTTCACGTTCTACAA AGCATTCAATTCTGGATCATGGGCATTTCGAATTATGGCGATGGCAAATGGGGCTTGGATTGCTTTTTACATTGCGGGAATTTTGGTAGTTATTACTGCTACCACGGCGGCACAGAACAGTGGACGGTTGACCGGAGACATTGTTCATCAGATCATTCGGAAACATCAGAACCATTTTTCGGTCGATGTTATCGAGAAG CTTTCGACTCTATCTCTTCAAGTGAAAATGCGCGACATGTCGTTTTCTTgcggtttgtttcatttcgacTGGAATCTCGTTGGTTCG ATTCTTTCAGCGCTTGCAATGTACCTGGTGTTCCTTATCCAGTTCGACGTAACTCCACCGGTTGGACTTTCGTCACCCAATTTGACCATCCCATCGAttgaattgattaattttactgTCTAA
- the LOC125772288 gene encoding elongation of very long chain fatty acids protein AAEL008004-like: MDLYQYYIYENADQRTKNWFLAGSPVPIIGIIICYLALVYYIVPRFMRNREAYQLKTFMGFYNLFQVVYCVFLITNLVKAGWRPYFFYRCVETDYSNEPKAMLMVETTWYLLMIKLFELLETVLFVLRKKQNQVSVLHVYHHISTFVIAYIYTKYIGGSMLTFSIVANCVVHIIMYSYYFMSAYDVPVFKFLVAKYKKYITKIQLIQFCLMMTNNLFGLNPHCNVSKPFLAMYIPNIFILTYLFYDFYKKSYSKSKAGKVKQ; the protein is encoded by the exons ATGGACCTTTACCAGTATTACATCTACGAAAATGCCG ATCAACGGACTAAAAACTGGTTTCTGGCGGGGTCACCGGTTCCAATCATTGGTATCATTATCTGCTACTTGGCATTGGTGTACTACATAGTTCCTAG ATTCATGCGAAATCGGGAAGCTTACCAGCTGAAGACATTCATGGGATTCTACAACCTGTTCCAGGTGGTGTACTGTGTGTTCCTCATTACGAAT CTAGTAAAAGCAGGATGGagaccttactttttctatcGCTGCGTCGAAACCGACTACTCGAACGAACCGAAAGCGATGCTAATGGTCGAAACGACGTGGTACCTCCTGATGATCAAACTGTTCGAGCTGCTCGAAACGGTTCTGTTTGTGCTGCGCAAGAAACAGAACCAGGTGTCGGTGCTACACGTGTACCATCATATAAGCACATTTGTGATAGCGTACATCTACACCAAATATATTGGAG GAAGCATGCTAACGTTCTCGATCGTGGCGAACTGTGTCGTGCACATCATCATGTACTCGTACTACTTCATGTCTGCGTACGATGTGCCGGTGTTCAAATTTCTCGTGGCgaagtacaaaaaatatatcaccaAAATTCAACTG ATCCAGTTCTGTCTGATGATGACGAACAATCTGTTCGGGCTCAATCCGCACTGTAACGTGTCCAAACCGTTTTTGGCCATGTACATACCGAACATCTTCATACTGACGTATCTGTTCTACGATTTCTACAAGAAATCGTACAGCAAATCCAAAGCAGGCAAAGTGAAGCAATGA
- the LOC125772285 gene encoding elongation of very long chain fatty acids protein 4-like — MESNVTETVGESLQQQLDHWYTFLVEDLSDKRAAHLPFLHSPLWPLSVLTVYFLLVFYWIPHYMRDRKPYDLRKLMLAYNVFQVVVCYCLIRQLVRHGWTFRYLYTCELADYSTSKDAIGFLHAAYLNYCVKSAELVETVLFALRKKRSQISFLHVYHHVFTYLLAWIFAKYVGGSMLTYTIIVNSLVHMCMYSYYLLAVIPNYVPFSLSKLKRYITALQIIQLGSILVNIMFAMRSSCAIPRTHILLYAPYMVVLISMFINFYMKTYSGITKALNVCYTDGGVLRKTK, encoded by the exons ATGGAGTCGAATGTGACCGAAACTGTTGGGGAGTCGCTGCAGCAACAGCTTGACCATTGGTATACCTTCTTGGTGGAGGATCTGAGCGATAAGCGTGCGGCACACCTACCATTCCTGCACAGTCCACTATGGCCATTGTCGGTGCTCACCGTCTACTTCCTGCTCGTGTTCTACTGGATACCGCA CTACATGCGCGATCGCAAACCGTACGATCTGCGCAAACTAATGCTGGCGTACAACGTGTTCCAGGTGGTGGTGTGCTACTGTCTGATCCGGCAGCTCGTACGGCACGGCTGGACATTCCGCTATCTGTACACGTGCGAGCTGGCCGACTACTCGACCAGCAAGGACGCGATCGGGTTCCTGCACGCGGCCTATCTCAACTACTGCGTCAAATCGGCGGAGCTGGTTGAGACGGTGCTGTTTGCGCTGCGCAAGAAGCGCAGCCAAATTTCCTTCCTGCATGTGTACCATCATGTGTTCACCTATTTGTTGGCCTGGATCTTCGCCAAGTACGTTGGAG GAAGCATGCTCACGTACACAATCATCGTTAATTCGCTGGTGCACATGTGCATGTACTCGTACTATCTGCTTGCAGTCATACCGAACTATGTGCCGTTTTCGTTGAGCAAGCTGAAACGATATATCACCGCACTACAGATT ATACAGCTAGGGAGCATCCTGGTGAACATCATGTTCGCCATGCGAAGTAGTTGCGCCATTCCGCGTACCCACATCCTGCTTTATGCACCGTACATGGTTGTGCTCATATCGATGTTCATCAACTTCTACATGAAGACGTACAGTGGCATCACCAAGGCACTTAACGTTTGCTACACCGACGGTGGCGTCCTTAGGAAGACTAAATAG